A genomic window from Mesorhizobium sp. 131-2-1 includes:
- a CDS encoding aminotransferase class IV family protein, producing MSLESPLRDRDRADFELIETMRWERGSGFLRFERHLARLYASAAELGFACDPQRVGEVLMDTVGRQTIALRTRLVLARNGDVTAAAQPYESLAADKVWRLQLARIRLDSGDMLLRHKTSRRDTYQRARAEYLASRADEVLLANERGELCEGTITNIFADYGDGVLATPRLDCGLLPGVLRGELLDEGRAREAIYTLDDLKSAKAIFVGNSLRGLIPARLA from the coding sequence GTGTCTCTTGAAAGCCCGCTTCGCGACCGGGACCGTGCCGATTTCGAGCTGATCGAGACCATGCGCTGGGAGCGGGGCTCTGGCTTCCTGCGCTTCGAGCGGCATCTCGCGCGGCTCTATGCTTCGGCGGCCGAGCTGGGCTTTGCCTGTGATCCGCAACGGGTCGGCGAAGTGCTCATGGACACGGTTGGCCGGCAAACGATCGCCTTGCGCACCCGTCTGGTGCTGGCGCGCAATGGCGACGTGACGGCTGCCGCCCAGCCCTATGAGTCGCTCGCCGCCGACAAGGTCTGGCGGCTGCAATTGGCGCGGATCCGGCTCGATTCCGGTGACATGCTTTTGCGCCACAAGACCAGCCGCCGCGACACCTACCAGCGTGCACGCGCCGAATATCTCGCCAGCCGCGCCGACGAGGTGCTGCTCGCCAACGAACGCGGCGAGCTCTGCGAGGGCACGATCACCAATATCTTCGCCGATTACGGCGACGGCGTGCTGGCGACGCCCCGGCTCGACTGCGGCCTCCTGCCTGGCGTATTGCGCGGCGAGCTTCTGGATGAAGGCCGCGCTCGCGAAGCGATCTACACCCTTGACGATCTGAAGTCGGCGAAAGCGATCTTCGTCGGCAATTCGCTGCGCGGCCTCATCCCCGCACGGTTGGCCTGA
- a CDS encoding heme-dependent oxidative N-demethylase family protein — MNGPAHTPYDGSSKPFTIGLKPLGLDQWIDVDEYLLPHLAEKRRLYAEIPEKVFVEEDGTREAQQEVLDLIVAYLAAKHPGSHRDTGSGIEVIGAESGSGPAVALRAAPLVLASLLVQEDLILMRRDESGWRLAAGSLCFPSSWSLEEKFGKPLQQIHAPVPGFGPGTRPAELINRMFDGLQGQAVERYNWSIQAGDALYHPLSNLQRIDRATNRPTRFPDGDVDAHAFIRVERQTLRKLPVSRDILFTIRIHLDPLKVLARHPDRATLAASFAAQLEALDKAQLDYKGLTADRDRLVALLASMAIAA, encoded by the coding sequence ATGAACGGGCCCGCCCATACGCCCTATGACGGCTCGTCGAAGCCCTTCACCATCGGGCTGAAGCCGCTCGGCCTCGACCAGTGGATCGATGTCGACGAATATCTTTTGCCTCATCTCGCCGAGAAGCGCCGACTCTACGCGGAAATCCCCGAGAAGGTCTTCGTCGAGGAAGACGGCACGCGCGAGGCCCAGCAGGAGGTGCTCGATCTGATCGTCGCCTATCTCGCGGCGAAACACCCCGGGAGCCATCGCGATACCGGCTCCGGCATTGAGGTCATTGGCGCCGAAAGCGGCAGCGGCCCGGCCGTGGCCCTGCGCGCGGCGCCGCTCGTGCTGGCATCCCTGCTCGTCCAGGAGGACCTGATCCTGATGCGCCGGGATGAAAGCGGCTGGCGGCTCGCCGCCGGCTCGCTTTGCTTCCCCTCGTCCTGGTCTCTCGAGGAGAAATTCGGCAAGCCGCTGCAGCAGATCCATGCGCCGGTGCCAGGGTTCGGGCCCGGCACACGTCCGGCCGAATTGATCAACCGCATGTTCGACGGTCTCCAGGGTCAGGCTGTGGAGCGCTACAACTGGTCGATCCAGGCCGGCGACGCCCTCTACCATCCGCTCTCCAACCTCCAGCGCATCGACCGCGCCACAAATCGACCCACCCGCTTCCCCGATGGCGACGTCGACGCCCATGCCTTCATCCGCGTCGAGCGCCAGACGCTGCGCAAGCTGCCTGTCTCGCGCGACATCCTGTTCACCATCCGCATCCATCTCGACCCGCTCAAGGTACTGGCGCGCCATCCCGACAGGGCGACGCTCGCGGCATCCTTCGCCGCGCAGTTGGAGGCACTCGACAAAGCACAGCTTGACTACAAGGGGCTGACCGCCGACCGCGACCGGCTTGTCGCCCTCCTCGCCAGCATGGCCATTGCAGCTTAA
- a CDS encoding YciI family protein: MFVVSLNYKVPLTEIDRLQAAHVEWLKACYAEGIFVASGPKRPRTGGVIIARGPRDVLDARLAADPFATAGAADYDITEFTAKMTAAQLDAFKEA, from the coding sequence ATGTTCGTCGTATCGCTGAACTACAAGGTGCCACTTACCGAGATCGATCGGCTGCAAGCCGCGCATGTCGAGTGGCTGAAGGCCTGCTATGCGGAGGGCATCTTCGTCGCCTCCGGGCCAAAGCGGCCACGGACCGGCGGCGTCATTATCGCGCGCGGCCCGCGCGACGTGCTGGACGCCAGGCTGGCCGCCGATCCGTTCGCCACGGCCGGCGCCGCCGATTATGACATCACCGAATTCACGGCGAAAATGACAGCCGCTCAACTCGACGCGTTCAAGGAAGCATGA
- a CDS encoding proton-conducting membrane transporter produces the protein MSTFFYVLLAFIVGVLVGWFLWGRLRGEIDSLRSDLDRTRSERDRLRADTDRLTGELDACGRARADLERRLREAPAASGAAKASASAPAALVSTPASAKSAPAKSATAKPAAAKPAAAKSAAAKSATAKPAAAKPAATRPAATKPAAAPKPAASKAAAPKAATKKAAPASAKAAAGKAATGKPDNLRRLIGIGPVNEKLLKGLGVTSYAQIGAWTAADVKRIEEVLNFDGRIAREQWVEQAKLLAAGDEKEFARRFPTAGTASNT, from the coding sequence ATGAGCACTTTTTTCTACGTTCTCCTGGCGTTCATCGTGGGTGTGTTGGTTGGCTGGTTCCTCTGGGGCCGACTGCGCGGCGAGATCGACAGCCTACGCAGTGACCTGGACCGCACGCGCAGCGAGCGCGACAGGCTGCGCGCCGATACCGACAGGCTGACCGGAGAGCTCGATGCATGCGGCCGCGCCCGCGCCGATCTCGAACGCCGGCTGCGCGAGGCGCCGGCAGCGTCCGGTGCGGCGAAGGCCTCCGCCTCCGCGCCGGCGGCGCTTGTCTCAACCCCCGCTTCGGCCAAGTCCGCTCCGGCCAAATCGGCTACGGCCAAGCCTGCCGCCGCCAAGCCTGCCGCCGCCAAATCCGCCGCTGCCAAATCCGCCACCGCCAAGCCGGCGGCAGCCAAGCCGGCGGCAACCAGGCCAGCGGCAACCAAGCCAGCCGCGGCGCCGAAACCTGCCGCATCCAAAGCCGCGGCGCCCAAGGCTGCAACCAAGAAGGCCGCACCGGCTTCGGCCAAAGCGGCAGCGGGCAAGGCGGCGACGGGCAAGCCCGACAATCTGCGCCGCCTGATCGGCATCGGTCCGGTCAACGAGAAGCTGCTCAAGGGCCTTGGGGTTACAAGCTATGCCCAGATTGGCGCCTGGACAGCAGCCGACGTCAAGCGGATCGAGGAGGTGCTGAACTTCGATGGTCGTATCGCGCGCGAGCAGTGGGTCGAGCAGGCCAAGCTGCTCGCCGCCGGCGACGAGAAGGAATTCGCCCGCCGCTTCCCGACCGCGGGAACCGCCAGCAACACCTGA
- a CDS encoding aminodeoxychorismate synthase component I produces the protein MSLPSAIFRNDESGRQLVFDRPAEIIVALDAGDFLPALAAAQAASDAGKWLAGYLSYEAGYLLEPKLVPLLPEGRRTPLVCFGIFDAPVEQAVPRRAGPATNGPIFDARAAWSAQDYAKRFARLHDHIRKGDCYQGNLTFPVRAQWSGDPLAAFDALTERQPVKYGALISLSDPIVLSRSPELFFEIDAEGMIETHPMKGTAPRGATRAEDARLKSFLRKDEKNQAENRMIVDLLRNDISLISEVGTLEVPELFRIETYPTVHQMVSRVRARLLPDVGIRQVLAALFPCGSITGAPKIRAMEILHDLERTPRDVYCGAIGWIAPGGTMRFSVAIRTISLFSSGEAVYNVGGGVVFDSTAEEEYQECLLKARFATGTVPISS, from the coding sequence ATGTCCCTGCCCTCCGCCATTTTCCGCAACGACGAGAGCGGCCGCCAGCTGGTCTTCGACCGGCCGGCCGAGATCATCGTGGCGCTCGACGCGGGCGATTTCCTGCCGGCGCTCGCAGCCGCGCAGGCGGCATCCGACGCCGGCAAATGGTTGGCGGGATACCTCTCCTACGAGGCTGGCTACCTGCTCGAGCCGAAACTGGTGCCGCTGCTACCCGAGGGGCGGCGCACGCCGCTGGTCTGCTTCGGCATCTTCGATGCTCCCGTCGAACAGGCGGTGCCGCGCCGCGCCGGCCCGGCAACCAACGGCCCGATCTTCGACGCCCGGGCGGCCTGGTCGGCGCAGGACTATGCAAAGCGTTTCGCCCGATTGCACGACCACATCCGCAAGGGTGACTGCTACCAGGGCAACCTGACCTTCCCCGTGCGCGCGCAGTGGTCCGGCGATCCGCTCGCCGCCTTCGACGCGCTGACCGAACGCCAGCCGGTGAAATACGGCGCGCTGATTTCGCTCAGTGACCCCATTGTGCTGTCGCGCTCGCCGGAACTCTTCTTCGAAATCGACGCCGAAGGCATGATCGAGACGCATCCGATGAAGGGCACGGCGCCGCGCGGCGCGACCAGGGCAGAGGACGCACGGCTGAAATCGTTCCTGCGCAAGGACGAGAAGAACCAGGCTGAGAACCGCATGATCGTCGACCTCCTGCGCAACGACATCTCGCTGATAAGCGAAGTCGGCACGCTGGAGGTGCCGGAACTTTTCCGCATCGAGACCTATCCGACCGTGCACCAGATGGTGAGCCGCGTGCGGGCGAGGCTGCTGCCGGATGTCGGCATCCGCCAAGTCCTTGCGGCGCTGTTTCCCTGCGGCTCGATCACCGGCGCGCCCAAAATCCGCGCCATGGAGATCCTGCACGATCTCGAGCGCACACCGCGCGACGTCTATTGCGGCGCAATCGGCTGGATTGCGCCAGGGGGCACGATGCGCTTTTCCGTGGCAATCCGCACCATTTCGCTCTTTTCCAGCGGCGAGGCCGTTTACAATGTCGGCGGCGGCGTCGTCTTCGATTCCACCGCCGAGGAGGAGTATCAGGAGTGTCTCTTGAAAGCCCGCTTCGCGACCGGGACCGTGCCGATTTCGAGCTGA